The region TGGCCAGTCAGTGGGCCCCGGAAGGGTCTGCGAACGGTTTTGGGTCGCGAAGGGCCGCACACCACGCCTCGTCCctttgtgtctgtttgtgtgcgttcggtGACGCGACGCAGGGGCCTTTAATTTCTCCCGCGGGGTGACCCCGGCCCGGTTTTTAGCGGAAAAGTTTCACTTTTGTTGCCGGAATTTGCGCGGATGGCAACCTTACGCGGCCACCCGATCCGCACATCCCGGTTCAGTTCGCAACGGAGCGTGATCTTGAGCGGTACCCCAGCAGTAGCGGTGGCAGCCAGAGCCTTGGCCTCGCAGAGCGGTGTGAAGCGGTTGGTGAAGtgtgattggttggttggttggtggtgcaatTTAAGTGAGCAGCTCGATTGGAAGATAacgcgtgtggtgtgtgcgcgcgcgcgatttgtGCTTCTGCGTCAACGAATTGCTTCGCGGAGGATCATTGGAGCAGCGGGAAAGATGAGCAACTACGTGGAACAGATATCGGTGCAGTACCGGAACTTTTCGCAGGGTGCCGGTACGTCGTGATCGAGATCCACCTGCTGTGAATGCGTATCGGGTGTGGTGTGTATTGACGCGCTTCTTTGATTTCGTTGCTTCGCAGATCCCCTGATCGACAgctggctgctgatgcagacaccgacaccgatcctCGGCATTACCGGACTATATCTGGCGTTTGTGCTGTGGTTTGGACCGCGCTGGATGGAACGGCGGAAACCGTTCGAGCTCAAGTACACGCTGATCGTTTACAACGCGCTTCAGGTCGTTGTTTCCACCTGGTTCTGCCTGCAGCCGTTCTTCACCGGCCTGTTCACCAAGTATCTGTCGCTGTCGTGCAGTGCGTCAATGACGGGCCTCAGCAAGGAGCTGCAGCTGACGGTGAGTTGGTTAAAATAAGCTAATTAAAGCCGCGGTGAGGCGACGTCAGAACAGTTTGCTTTTGCGCCTCCAAACTCATCTCAACCGGCAACTCTCACATACAAACTTGCAAATCTACGTTTCCGCTGTCTGTCCACACCAGCTGGACTGAGGTGGAGGATTGGAGGTTAAACTCATTACTGTGATTAATTTCGTTCCACCAGCAAAAGAACGCTCCGCTCGGAGGGGGGTCTGTCGTCGACACGTGGATCGCATTCGTGGTGCTATACCGCGTCCAGGGGCGGCGTATTTTTTGGCGAGTTGGCTCTACCTTTGCACGCTTGATACTTGACGAACGCCTTGTGGCTCAGATTgttttttgcgtgtttttaCTTCTACCTCAAACTCACACCCCAAAAGTGGTGGATCTACACACAAGGTGGAGTGCCAGAAAATGGGGATTTCCGCCCCAAGATGGTTGATGTTCTGTGCTTGAATCGCGACTACGCCTTGCCTTCGTAAAGGCACAGGCATCACCTTTGGTGCCTCTTGATGATCTTCACCGAAACGGCGATCCATCCAGGAATCCATTTTGTTCTTGATGCAGCATACGGTGCCCCCCGCGCTGAATATCATGTTAGGTGCGAGCaattttgaaacattaaacCGATGATTGGAGGAAGCTTGGTATGGTTGGTTCTCGGGGTAATGTGTAATGCTCCGGCAGCAACGGTAGCCAGTGCCAGCAATGAGTCAGCACTTGTCGGACCGCGCGAATGATGCGAATGATTTGATTAAGCCATTGCCAAGTGCGTCTTGTGATGATTATTGCTTTCATAagcaaggaaaaaagggggtagaTCCGATTGATTAATGAGGTTACATTAGTTTGGAGAGACTGGCAGCctcaaacaaaaccgaaacagaaacaaagagCTGCGTCAGAATTGAGCAAGAAGTACCGCCTGCCGACTGCGGTGCTTGTGTCGTTCAAGATGCAATCTCTGAGATTCGGTCATTCAAGATTCTGTTTCCGTTATCGCAAATGGCTGGCATTTCTTTAGATTAGTTTTGcgaggaataaaaaagaacgaaacttCGAGAGACACAAAATAATCACCCGAACCGGGCGCTCTTGACCTCTTCTTGTTCTACGGCGCAGGTATGGAACGGTGCCTGGATGTATCTGATGCTGAAAAtcgtggagctgctggatACGGTGTTCTTCGTGCTGCGCAAGAAGCAGAATCAAGTATCGTTCCTGCACGTGTACCATCACACGATAATGGTGCTGTTTACGTGGTTCTACCTCAAGTACATTCCAGGTGAGTGGCCCGGGTCTTCCAACGATAATCCTTCCACCGTACTCGGTCAACGTGAAGGAAGGAGGGCAAGCGAAGAGCGGCTTTCGGACTGGGTTTCTATTCTTCTCTCGATCTTTTCTCGCTGTTTCACAGGAATGCAGGCCGCCTTTATCGGGGTGCTGAACTCGTTCGTGCACATCATTATGTACACCTACTACCTGATAGCCGCTCTGGGGCCACGGTACCAGAAGTACCTCTGGTGGAAGCGCTACATGACcacgctgcagctgctgcagttcgGCATTATGCTGTGCTACTTCGTGCTCATCAACAGCATGCAGTGTCAGGTGCCGCGGGCGCTGACGTACTTTTTCgtcagcaacatcaccatctTCCTGTTTCTGTTCATTAACTTCTACCGCAAGGCGTACCAGAACCGACCGAGGGCGATGAAGCAAGACTGAGTGAggcagaggagaaggaggaggagtagagaTACAGAAGGTCCTCCCACGATGGgaagaaatatttttaataataatttatttatccaCCATTTCCGGTTGCCATCATCGTGAAAGGATCGTCGATGGCTACCCGGGAGGGGAATTATGTTATTtatttggaaaaacaaaaaccggaaaaccaCGGAACAGCACGAGACGAGATTAGGGTCTAGTTGGGGCACCCTTCCTTGACAGTGTTTCGTAATTTGATTAGAAACATCAATAAAGCGCGCTGCTCAGCATACTGGTTTGATCTATTTCGCTAGCCCCAGCGGAGGTGGGGGCAGGAGGAAtaaacgggggaaaaaggtGGGTCATCCACCGGCAACGAAACGGTTTCGACGGTTATGGCATGCACCACGCGGCGCTTGGCACCATTTTTTCGCTTGACAGTTTCGGGTTCCCAGGCCGctgcaaaaaccaaaactgaaacaacaaaagaaaaaaagaagaaaaaaacctgtTCAACCCGCGGCGGATCGGTTCGCTCTCCTCTATTAATCGTGTCGTTCGGTGCCGGCCCAGCCGTTGGTCGATCGCGCACAacaagcagcacaaaaaaaagggtttgaagaaaaaagcgcACGCATCGAAAAGCGTGCGTTTTGCATCGGTCAACGTAACCAGTTCGGGTGTTTTTACATTCCTTTGGAAACCCGGGCGGGCGAGGCGAGTTGCTTGTCTAGCGATCTCCCTCGAGTGAACTCGTCCGGTGACAAACCAATACGTAATTGATCCGCTTTAAATTGGGAACCTGTCCGGAAAACGGCGTCCGGGGCGAGGTGGCAGGCAGGGAGGAGCCAAACCGGCAGCAATGATCTAAGACAATAATGCGGTCAAGTGAAGTGACAAGCGACAACATTttgagccagcgagcgaaagtaGTGTGTCTGTCTAGCGCAGGTACTGTTTCGTTTAGGAATACCTGTCAATACGACCTTGTCGTCACCGAGATAAGGTGATTAGTTATGGTTTATAGTTTCCAATTTCCAAATCTTACCCTTTTGAAGTTGTCACcgaaaaaagtaaaagtgaGCGAGTGTCAAACCGCAGAGAGGAGGTGAAGGAGATTACGGAATAAGAAATGGACCGGGCTCTAAGCTCCCGGAGCTTGCGCTCTATCGGTTgtataattaatttattgcttttttctttataAAACGAATTAACTTACAAGTAGACTGGATTACACTAGACCGCCCTAACCTAAACCACACGCGCGCGTacatacacatacaaacacacaaatacacaattCGTGTTCCACTCGATCACGCCAATGCCTGCCGGCGGCCTTAGGTACTGGGGACCTTACGTTTTTGGCAATGTCGTctcaccaccgtcgtcataACTGTCCGCCCGGCTGCTGACTGTACTTTTTTTTACCGGTTGTGCACTTTCACCTccaggggctgctgctgtgggcgCAATACACGAAATGAGGGGCGCACGAATTGTCGTCTCGGAATGGTAAGATAATTGTCATCGAAGGTACGTTCAGGTGTTTGTGCAAGTGACGCGCCGCTCCACTCGTGTTCTCCGATAGGATGCGAGCTCTGGGCGTCCAGATGGGAGAACAGGGCAATCTCTGAGCAATTGATCGGGTAGATATAGTTTGGGACGGTTCCTCCTAAACCTCTGCCGGGAAGTGAGTAAGGTGGCGTAGAACCGTGGAGCCGTCGGTGGTGCGTTTGCGGACGTACAACGTCGGTCGCGCATCGCCGTCTCATAGCTCCTTGGCGGCCACTTTGTCTGTgctcgtcgacgtcgtcgtgttgttgttgtcggcaCTGGCACCATCGTTGGCAATCTTGGCAGCGGCAGCCTTCTTGGAACCGTACGACTTCTTGTAGAAATCGTTAAACAGCATGTAGAAGAAGATCGCGTTCGGAAGCGTAAAGAACACGGACCAGCGCGGATAACCGCAGTCAGTCCACAGGAGCTGGGCCGAGTGAGCGAACGCCATACCGAACTGAAcctattggtgttgaaaaggAGTGACAAATCGGGGTAAGAATGACGGAATTAGTGGAAGATAGAGCAATACAGGGACCTCCAGGCAGTCGCACTGGTCCTGACAGGACTTACCATCTGGAGGTTGGTGATGTACTTCTTCCACCAGAGATACTTCTGGTACTGCGGCCCCATGGCGGCCATCATGTAGTACGTGTACATGACGATGTGCACGAACGAGTTGATGACACCTGTAAGTCGGACACGACAGTGACACGGACACCAGAAGAAGTAAACCCCGAAATCAACAGTAATGACGGCTCAACTTATGTGGCGCCAACGTCAGGAACTTACCGATGAAGGTTCCATGTCCGCCGGGATAGTATTTGGTCGCTCCCCAGGAGATCATTGGCATCACGGTGTGGTGGTACAGGTGCAGGAAGGTGATCTGATTGTCCTTTTTCCGCAGCGTAAAGAACACGGTGTCGAGCAGTTCGGAGATTTTCGCCAGGAAGTAGATGTAGCATCCTCGAGCAACCTGCGTGGAATATGGTATTTGACGGTAAGCAGCGGTGATCTTCCGATCGTTGATCTACAAATCGCACTAACCCTCATCGCCGCCGGATTGTTTTCAAAGTCCACGGGTTGGCACCGCCAGCTGTAGTGCCGTAGCCAGGCACCGTCCAGaccctgttttttttaggAAGACATTCGCCATGAAAAACACCGACTTCACTCactcccgctcgctcgctcgctcgccggccGATACGTTACCTCCACGAACAGGTATATGCTGACTAGCACCTGGATGAAGTTGTAGACCACGAGCGTCTTCTGCATCTGGAACGGTTTCCGGTTGGCCATGTACTTGGGCCCGAAGTTGAGCACAAAGTACAGGTAGCTGGCAATGATGGTCAAACCCGGGACGGGCGACGAAATGAGCGGCCAATGGTTTGTCCGCGGATCGGCCAGCTCGGTAAACAGGAAGTCCCAGTAGTTGGACGATGTCGTCACGTTTGGTGAACTCATTTTGACTGGCTATTTGAGATTCTACGGACGAGAATTCTTCCGATCTATCGCGCGATTCGTTTGGATTTTGTAGCACTTGGGTGTGAACTAGTGGTCCGTGGCGGCGGATTCTAGCAACTGAACTGTTCGAGAGAGGAGGGAGAAAAATGTGACGACGCCGTGTTAATGTCGCAAATGCTGCGATTGTTTGTGGAGAATAGAATTAGAAACAATACGGGATTGTAAGCTTCATCATGTGCTTCTGCTCTGAGTTATGCGGTGAATTCAGTTGACTTCTATGTCTATATTGACTTAGACTTAGAGGGGAGCTTCCATTGAAACTTGACCAGCACGTTTGTGAATAACATTACCCACCCTTCAGCTGGGCCGGTATTACATTAGTTATTCCATtttgatccgatccgatcataACTGATGCACACAAATGtcacaaacgaacgaatacaAATGTTCTAATTGCATGTAATTGCTGTAGGCGTACGACAAGCGATAAAAGTGTAATGTTACATTCTACAGAATGCGAGAAGTTTCCCACATAACGGTTCCTCAGTGGTTGCACCTTTCcttccaaccagccagccagccagccaggatgCTTTTGCCTGCATCTATTACCACGCCAGGTACACGATAATGTGATGCATATCAGTGGGAGAACGCGGAAAGCGCACTGCCGTTTGCCGCCATACGACGAAGTCCGACGAAGTCGTCGACCAATTTAGTATTCCAATGCCGCGCGCGGTGCGACGCAATGACTAATGTAGCCTAGCATCGCGAATCCACCGCCGTGTGCTGTCGCACGGTTCTGTGCACTCTGTGCTGCGGTTGATATCTCACCGCGACATGCTTCCGTTTGGAATACATTTCCTTGTCGCATTGAAGCGATGCCGGTACCTGCCAGGCAGTACTGGTCCAGCTCGCTAGGCGGTGCGGTGGCTGTATTGTATTTGTAAATGCGAAATGAGGGAAATAGTGAATGTTTAATTTGAAGGATCGCCGGTCGAGCTATCGGTTGATCCGGTACGATAAGCCTAACCGCGCTGACAGGCGCGTGATAGCGTGGTGTGTACTCCGAGGTCAACAAGAAGGTGTTTCAGCTGGAGACAAAAAAGCTACGGCTaattggaaggaaaaacagaaaggCTTGGCTCATTCTACGCTTTGGTTGATCTGTACAAATCCAAATCCGCGTTCTGTGTGgatttggtttgtgtttttatgttcTTGGCCATTACcgatcaccaaaaaccaacgggGACCAACCAAGTAAATATGTTCTGGCAGCTTGCTACTCAAACATCACCAATCATCAATCCAAATACCAACATTTGAACACCGCGCAACAACGCGCGCGCAACAAAGAATCAATAACAATTTTTCGCCGAAAGGTGGACACGTTGTTTGGGTTCTTGGTGTTGAATGGCACCGGACAGACCAACCAACGGCACCACATCGATGCGATCCTCCACCTGAGATGATCCACTACAGTAGCAAtagtgtttgtttggtttgatttggatggtgatggcgatggaggcACGGGGTGTGGAGTGCAGTGGTGTGCGGTCACACCGAAACACCGCCCGGCAGTGGTTAGCGGTCGATGGCGACCTGCGAGACGCCGACGACCTTAGAACCATCAGCTTCGGTAAGATAATCTCTAAGCGAACGGTAAATATGAGCCATTGCGAAAGGGTTCCCCTCGGTGCACGCTACCGATCCGGTGGAGTGATTGAGAAGCGGACGTCGCGGGTGGCGGGCGATGGAATGGAGATGGTTAGGTGACACCGTTGATCGGCCATCGCGCGTGCCTCGCTCACTTGCCTGTTTATGACTTGGCGTGTGGTGAAGAGTTTCCCAATCGTGAGGTGCGCGGGAACCTCGTTTCCGACTGGCGATGGCAATGACTGGCGATTTGTTCGAGGCATGGCGGGGGATTGAAGGGCGCACGCCCGGCTACCGGTCGTGTCTTTTCGTTAGCCGGTCTTGGCATCCGTTGGCCGGGTGCTACATGAGTGCACACACCGCGATGATGCATCTTGTgtcgcgttccgttccgaggcATTCACGTCA is a window of Anopheles aquasalis chromosome 2, idAnoAquaMG_Q_19, whole genome shotgun sequence DNA encoding:
- the LOC126572696 gene encoding elongation of very long chain fatty acids protein AAEL008004, whose product is MSSPNVTTSSNYWDFLFTELADPRTNHWPLISSPVPGLTIIASYLYFVLNFGPKYMANRKPFQMQKTLVVYNFIQVLVSIYLFVEGLDGAWLRHYSWRCQPVDFENNPAAMRVARGCYIYFLAKISELLDTVFFTLRKKDNQITFLHLYHHTVMPMISWGATKYYPGGHGTFIGVINSFVHIVMYTYYMMAAMGPQYQKYLWWKKYITNLQMVQFGMAFAHSAQLLWTDCGYPRWSVFFTLPNAIFFYMLFNDFYKKSYGSKKAAAAKIANDGASADNNNTTTSTSTDKVAAKEL
- the LOC126572697 gene encoding elongation of very long chain fatty acids protein 4, with the translated sequence MSNYVEQISVQYRNFSQGADPLIDSWLLMQTPTPILGITGLYLAFVLWFGPRWMERRKPFELKYTLIVYNALQVVVSTWFCLQPFFTGLFTKYLSLSCSASMTGLSKELQLTVWNGAWMYLMLKIVELLDTVFFVLRKKQNQVSFLHVYHHTIMVLFTWFYLKYIPGMQAAFIGVLNSFVHIIMYTYYLIAALGPRYQKYLWWKRYMTTLQLLQFGIMLCYFVLINSMQCQVPRALTYFFVSNITIFLFLFINFYRKAYQNRPRAMKQD